One window of the Leptotrichia massiliensis genome contains the following:
- a CDS encoding FHA domain-containing protein: MLWRIKSFFSRIRSRIFNVFSGRGSLYRVESLRRGVTSTSKKEKENTSMSVDKGIRKYEKRQMAARGERQYNFFNLKNIIILIILFFTFVYIHMAGYSVKSLYIAIFIFIALTLYLLIVERFKEKVEVHDEIKEIKHEREREHHVFLDKVKEIEEVEKNQIENIILKNSDDYDIKVWKIGRASSLLIGKRTPRNKVDIDVSEGVYSNLVSRAHGMLNRVNGVWYYEDLGSQNGSGIEKKDDRRKIKLKRNVPVKVESGDIIYLATTKILLK; encoded by the coding sequence ATGCTTTGGAGAATAAAAAGTTTTTTCAGTAGAATTAGAAGTAGAATTTTTAATGTATTTTCTGGAAGAGGCAGTTTGTATCGAGTTGAAAGTTTAAGAAGAGGTGTGACTTCAACTTCAAAAAAAGAAAAAGAAAATACTTCAATGTCTGTTGATAAGGGAATTAGAAAATATGAAAAAAGGCAGATGGCTGCCAGAGGGGAAAGGCAGTACAATTTTTTTAATTTAAAAAATATAATAATTTTGATTATACTATTTTTTACTTTTGTGTATATTCATATGGCTGGATATTCTGTGAAAAGTCTGTATATTGCAATTTTTATATTTATAGCACTAACATTGTATCTTCTTATAGTAGAAAGATTTAAGGAAAAAGTGGAAGTGCATGATGAGATAAAGGAAATAAAGCATGAGCGTGAAAGAGAGCATCATGTATTTTTGGATAAAGTAAAAGAAATAGAGGAGGTTGAAAAGAATCAAATTGAAAATATAATTTTAAAAAATTCAGATGACTATGATATTAAAGTATGGAAGATTGGAAGAGCATCTTCATTGCTGATAGGGAAAAGAACGCCTAGAAACAAGGTGGATATAGACGTGAGTGAAGGAGTATATTCAAATTTGGTAAGCAGGGCTCATGGAATGTTGAACAGAGTAAATGGAGTTTGGTACTATGAAGATTTAGGTTCACAAAATGGAAGCGGAATAGAAAAGAAAGATGACAGAAGAAAAATAAAATTAAAAAGAAATGTGCCTGTAAAAGTTGAAAGTGGAGATATAATATATTTAGCAACAACAAAAATATTGTTAAAATAA
- a CDS encoding type VI secretion system Vgr family protein: protein MENNLNNQKPVEFFSAERIKIEIDGQQILWRDMNLEIDSKIGEHTIGKIKYVASPNQLSLYDALIDKKGDKTIVVTGRSNVSNEAGNATDKIFLNGVISKFRIKETKAGALAVELVCSSKSILLDRIPRYRSFQDPTLTYTDIAQEVNKNYNDGETLVNVGEDMKEIPRMTIQYNETDWEYLKRIASYTGQPLMANSNKVLVGFFKNMPSQTPNLTYSYFGKETEEERTYYRVEGTEVYSVSTPIKLKIRNRVSGEEVENDYYVIESRIHNEGNTLKCEYKLGKQTDYFVDPIPHEKIRGAVIEARTVHIARTDESKSEHGRADGSSDNLEGRTMGIKPVNIYVAEEQGKNNNRSQEVKASDIAVMTVDLTEGLRKLGGAVQSEADKYAGKSYFPYVTPYSQTNTGFTPAPEANDRVALYFPSENETHALVMGAVNNDGNGRFTNPEIRNYHVGKSDFNMQLSKDSLSTNAANSISQNASNISEEAKKITECAEDIMNMSNNYNEIIKDKKMTAANSILQISQEDTMIQSNGDTEINSSGYSVVNGGANVMING, encoded by the coding sequence ATGGAGAATAATTTAAATAATCAAAAGCCAGTGGAATTTTTTTCGGCTGAAAGAATAAAGATAGAAATAGATGGACAGCAGATACTTTGGAGAGATATGAATCTTGAAATAGATTCAAAGATAGGGGAACATACGATTGGAAAAATAAAATATGTGGCATCACCGAACCAGTTAAGCTTATACGATGCCTTAATAGATAAAAAAGGCGACAAGACAATAGTAGTTACAGGAAGGAGCAACGTATCGAATGAAGCAGGAAATGCTACAGATAAGATATTCCTGAATGGAGTGATAAGTAAATTTAGGATAAAGGAAACAAAGGCAGGAGCATTAGCAGTTGAGTTAGTGTGCAGTTCAAAGAGCATACTTCTTGACAGAATACCAAGATACCGTTCATTTCAGGATCCGACACTTACATATACAGATATAGCACAGGAAGTGAATAAAAATTATAATGATGGGGAAACATTGGTAAATGTAGGGGAAGATATGAAAGAAATCCCAAGAATGACAATCCAGTATAACGAAACAGACTGGGAATACTTAAAGAGAATAGCATCGTATACAGGACAGCCATTGATGGCAAATTCAAATAAAGTTCTGGTAGGATTTTTCAAGAATATGCCATCACAGACACCCAACTTGACATATTCATATTTTGGAAAGGAAACAGAAGAGGAAAGAACGTATTACAGGGTAGAGGGGACAGAAGTGTATTCAGTTTCAACACCAATAAAGTTAAAAATCAGAAACAGAGTATCAGGCGAAGAAGTAGAAAATGACTACTATGTAATAGAAAGCAGAATACACAACGAAGGGAACACCTTAAAATGTGAGTACAAACTAGGAAAACAAACAGACTACTTTGTAGATCCAATACCACACGAAAAGATAAGAGGAGCAGTGATAGAAGCGAGAACAGTACATATTGCAAGAACAGATGAAAGTAAGAGTGAGCATGGAAGGGCTGACGGAAGTTCAGATAATCTTGAAGGAAGAACTATGGGAATAAAGCCTGTAAATATATATGTTGCTGAGGAGCAGGGAAAAAATAATAACAGAAGTCAGGAAGTGAAGGCAAGCGATATTGCGGTTATGACAGTTGACTTGACAGAAGGGTTGAGAAAACTGGGAGGAGCAGTGCAAAGTGAAGCAGATAAATACGCAGGAAAAAGCTATTTTCCATATGTAACGCCATATAGCCAGACAAATACTGGATTTACGCCTGCACCGGAAGCAAATGATAGAGTGGCGTTGTATTTTCCGAGTGAGAATGAGACACATGCGTTGGTGATGGGAGCGGTAAATAATGATGGGAATGGTAGGTTTACTAATCCTGAGATAAGAAATTATCATGTGGGGAAATCTGATTTTAATATGCAGTTGTCGAAAGATAGTTTGTCAACGAATGCTGCAAATTCAATATCACAAAATGCGAGTAATATTTCGGAAGAAGCTAAAAAGATAACTGAGTGTGCTGAAGATATTATGAATATGTCTAATAATTATAATGAAATAATAAAAGATAAAAAAATGACAGCTGCAAATAGCATATTACAAATAAGTCAAGAAGATACGATGATACAATCAAATGGAGATACAGAAATAAATTCTTCGGGTTATTCGGTGGTTAATGGTGGAGCAAATGTAATGATAAATGGATAA
- a CDS encoding DnaJ domain-containing protein, with the protein MTDYYKILGVSEDADAKEIKAKYRKLAMKYHPDRNPDDKKAEEMFKAISEAYEILGDENKRKEYDEKRKNKGNAGSQRFGEKKSSRAEQNNESAKRGAEAFFRNFSANPNDIKNMFESAFDVNNMSSSDKDKMREHKKSMEQSFENFFKPKKDK; encoded by the coding sequence ATGACAGATTATTATAAAATACTAGGTGTTTCAGAAGATGCTGATGCAAAAGAGATAAAGGCAAAATATAGAAAATTGGCTATGAAGTATCATCCAGACAGGAATCCTGATGATAAGAAGGCTGAAGAAATGTTTAAGGCAATCAGCGAGGCGTATGAAATACTTGGAGATGAGAATAAAAGAAAAGAATACGATGAGAAGAGGAAGAATAAGGGAAATGCTGGAAGTCAAAGATTTGGTGAGAAGAAATCAAGCAGGGCAGAGCAGAACAATGAATCAGCTAAAAGGGGGGCTGAGGCATTTTTCCGTAATTTTTCAGCAAATCCAAATGATATAAAGAACATGTTTGAAAGTGCTTTTGATGTGAATAATATGAGCAGTTCTGATAAGGATAAAATGAGGGAACATAAAAAAAGTATGGAACAAAGTTTTGAAAACTTTTTTAAGCCTAAAAAGGATAAATAA